The sequence below is a genomic window from Mercenaria mercenaria strain notata chromosome 14, MADL_Memer_1, whole genome shotgun sequence.
ctcaaaaaaataggcaaggtagagttattgttcttgcacactgcacttcctcccaatgtgttctatcagtgtatgaagtttgaagaaaatccctcaagtacttttggggttatgctccggacaaaatgttttaagaaaatatgataaaggggaataactcagaaataggcaaggtagagtcattgttcttgcacactgcacttcctcccaatttGTTCTATcaatgtatgaagtttgaagaaaatccctccagtacttttggagttatgctccggacaaagatcgttgcggacacacggacggacggacgcatttctaatatccccttcgcctttggcggggagATAAAAAAGAAGACGTTgtaagttcatagactaaagaagagttacagaatttcaataaggtttcgagctatagggcggcgcataggagtttaaccttaaaggtaattgaatactatagacgatagcaaatataggctgagcatcggaaagctgagacagagacccagagtttaataatctactgagatagtaggataGTTCCAGCTtttagacggttcagcattattggtgAAGTACAGCCAAGACATCGGGAATATAACAAGGATAgtatataggcgctgagcattccAGGAGTCAAGGTATTTatatagagttgtaacttcaattaagaggacaaaggccgagcatctatgcgataggactcgtatgttgttgatttaaagacattgtctgacgggaacatCAACAAAAAggccagtcaagtatagagtctccagcctataggagtttgagctaatcgaaaaatgtttgaaacatttagtgatttgcctgatccctgaaattgtttAGCTcataatgaaaatcatttacgaatcattggtacctAGCCAGagaaaaattctatatatgagatatttaacaaaggacattctacatcgtttgttagctagtctaagacatagtcaccttagcgataggaccaatttcattgttcaagatactaaaggcgtaggcacttccccgggtcatataactcgtatcctgacacaaTAAGTTCCTTTTTATGAACTGCTGAAATTATGAAAACAATCTGTCTAGCCATTTATCAATGTCCTCAAAGCTTTGAAACCCATTGCCGAAAAGTGTTCTTTCATCAATCGACAACAAGTTGAAAAGTCTGATAACAGTTTCTACAAACGATTTGTCtttcatatattcaaataataGATCGTACGAGAAAGTCGACCTTAATACCATGTCgggttttatttttgaaaagatgtTCACATGTGCAAATAAGAAGAGTTCTTCAATTTCGTTTCTCCATGCCCGAAATCTAAATGCGAGTGCAGGATTTGCACACATGATGAACATGGCATTTTTTAGCTTTTCACACCTAAGAAAGATATGTTCACCCTCGTGTAAtaattctgctattattttcccGAGTTTAAGTTTTTCTTGAACTTCAACCTTACCAAATAAAAGATTTCTGTCTGAAATCATGTAATTTGGAAGAAAGTTACTGTAAAGAAGACAGTTTCTTAAAAATGCTAAGCTTTGGAGTACCACACGCGAAAGATTGTCTGGTGTGAATGTGCCAGTGCGACATGTTTCTGAAACCCACATGACAATATTTTTAATCATATAAGATGTAAGGCAGTCAACTTGACCTTTGATTACACACGAGTTTATCATTTTAAGCAAAACATAAAGTTTAATCTGAACCTCATTCAAGCTGCCTAAAAGCTTCTGTTCCCCGGTCGTGTAGCAAACTCTCCACTCGAAATTCTGTTCCTCACTCTGCTTGTGTCCAACAGGAACAACATATCCCTCTGTAGTTGACACTTCTTTTATGGTGTCCGTAGTTGGCCATTCATACAACCGCTTACGGTCTTTCCACTGTTCCAGAATTGAGGAAGAATAGTAAGGTAACGCAGGAACAATGTCAGCATAAATATCTGATGAAAATACATGGTTCAACATACAACGGTTTACAGTTAGAGCTAATGCTGGTCCACTAACCTTTGATACTTTGTTCGCCGACCCTAGATAGGGCATGAGTCTACTGTATATCAAAGTTAAAAAATTTCGAAAGCTCATGCTCGATAACAAGACAATATCTAAGTTAGTTACATACATTGAGAATATAAGCAACCACGGCAACGCTGTTATATTCCGCGCACCCAGCGGTCGTAACTTGATATATCCTGGTGGTGATTCGTCCAAATATCTCATTATAACATATATGCCGTTTCCGATGTCACCAAAATCCACACAGACGTAATCAGTATAGACCAACATGGAGTCCTCATCACTTGCGAAAATTGGTGAAACACCTTCTGCTTTACTTCCTGCAGAGAGTAGTTTCAGACCAAATTGTTTAGTACATCTTTCGCTGCACATTCCTTTAACTGTTTTCGAAACCTTAGCTCTCAGCGATATATTTTCTATTGAGTAGCCTAAGGTGTCAAGGGTGCTATTTAGCAAGCTCGAAAATTGATCTGTCATGCTGGTTCTGAAACAATGGCgtaaattagatattaaaaatactaaaatgtgtaaatatataaaacattaatgACCTGCCACAAGAAATAGTGTTCCAGTATACATCGGTCAGATCGCACATAAATATAGTGGACAAATAatatcatataattcttttatGATTTAGAGCAAACTCCAATCTGCTGTGGAGAATTTTGCAAAACAGAATATCTATAATTTTTAACTACAGTAAGACAAATGTTGAAATAACAATTGTCAATATCGGTAacttaattgatttatttatttattttattttgttgggtttaacgtcgcaccgacacaattttaggtcatatggcgactttccagctttaatggtggaggaagaccccaggtgcccctccgtgcactatttcatcacgagcgggcacccgggtagaaccaccgaccttccgtaagccagctggatggcttcctcacgtgaagaattctacgccccaaatgaggtttcgaacccacatcgatgaggggcaaataaCTTAATTGATGTTTAATGTCAAGATAGTCATATGAATAGGAGAATATAGAAACAGCAATGTTCACACCTTTTCGAAAATATAATATTCGTGATAACCTATAAGGTGAATATTCGTGAGATCGattaatttaacaaaattgttctttATTAGATTATTACAAACCTTAACTTCCAAATTTCTAAATAGTAAAGAACTTTATTTAGAATACATGGATCGACTTATTTGGCTCAAAATGTACAACTGTCTCAGCATGatcaatattttccttttttatatttcttttcaagtACTTTGTAAGTCATTATCTATTTTACAACGTGGGATTTCTTCCGCTGTTTCAGTTAAAGTCCTGGTAAAATGTCAACATTGgttatcttgatttttttttaaatttcttaagcggaaagaaaatatgttttagataGACCTGATTAACGACATCTCATCAAGGAGACATTCAGATGACAATAAAACCTACTTTCTTCAAATTTTGAACCTGTACTGCACTAATGTGTATTTCTATGTGTTTCTAGACATTAAAAGTTAGGTTGATATTTTATTTGTGGGACAGTACTGCGTCGGAACGGTAACGAATTGGTACTTTTACGGGGTTATATTAACTCCAGATAGGCTGTAAAATAgacaagtttcaaatcaatattaaCTGTTTATAATTATTCTGTCTACGATAAAACTTAGTCTTCAAACGTGCACGTGTTGCTGTAAAATGGCAGATAATACAATGATTGCTAGACTACTGTTGATTTGCTTAATGGTGTCGTTTTCTCAAAATGTGTAGACTAATTGATATATGATAGTAATTATAGATGAAATGTATTTTGCCAGGCTGAGAAATTAGTGTGCATTGCCTATTAAATTTCAGacaaaaactagaatgtgtctgtaggacacagggtgtgcctcccattggtacatttgtcacaaataaggggcaataattcaaatggtTGAAGTGTTAATGGcgtttagcctaaacaaacattatatgaaaaggattcattattctaggccatttATTTTTGAGctttgagcatcacaaacaaaaactccactattttggctctttcaagggccataaccctgtaATAAGTGCAAAGATTCTCAGGAAGTGTGCCAAGTGTGAAagatcacatcatgataaagactcaagcaattacattaaatactttttgagctaggcacataattagttGAAAATGTGCCATTTTTCActctttcaggagccataactttaAAGATAGGGGGTGGAGCAAGCCAAAAAAGAGGTGTGCaattttatatcatgataaagacttatgcaagttttcaaccatttatattaagcactttttgagctaggtgtgtcaaaaagtgtaaatgtgcatttttgactattttaggggacatacctctgaaaatagggggcggagtcagacaaaaaaaataggatgtgcgcaggttcatatcatgataaagattcaaacaaggtttaatcaatttatgttaaatattttttgagctaggcacgtcacaaggtgaaaatgtgcatttttactttttcaggggccataactctgaaaatagggggcggagtcagataAAAAaaaggaggtgcacaagttcatattatgataaagactcatacaaggtttaattaatttatatgaaatactttttgagctaggtatgtcacaatgtgaaaatgtgcatttttgcctatttcaggggccataactctaaaactagggggcgaagccagacgaaaaataggaggtgcatatcatgataaagactcatacaaggttaaatcaatttatatgaaatacgttttagctaggtgcgtcacaaggcgaaaatgggcatttttgaccatttcaggggccataactctaaaaataggaggtacacaagtttatatcatgactaagactcatgcaaggcttcatgaatctatatcaaatactttttgaggtaggcatgtcaaaaggtgaaaatgtgcatttttgactaattatgtcatatcatgataaagactcctgcaaggtttcatcaatttatatcaaatactttttgagctaagcgcgtcacgaacttcggacggacgggcgcatacacggacggacggacggagaagaccaaatctatatgccctctatcactcatggggggcacaaaaaggttTTCGTGGCAGTCTTATTGAGAATAAAATATTCTCTCGATGTCGAACTTATATTGCTGATATTAATATAAAAACGTGTTTACTGAGGACATATAGTAAAGGAGTGAATCAATCGAATGTTTGTCTAATCTAGACACATTAATTAACTATTCACATTCAAAAAAATTAGAACGTTTTTGTGACAAATTACCGATTCTACTATTTCATGCAGCCATGTTCTTAGACTAACAGACTTTCAATACCTTATTTGACCAGCAGATCATGTTTATGGACCATTGCACAAACAGGAAGACAGTAGATTGTCAACAAGGTCTGAACGTATTCTGATATCAGTCCTTAAACAAACAGCTCTAAGAAAATGTTTATGCATGTCTAGCTGAACAAGAAAATGCGCTGcaaatacaaaaacttaaaattttgtcaATTACAAAACGTAGTTTTCAAACGTGCATTTGCTGCTTCCAAATTATTGTAAGATTGGTTTTCGCTGACTAttgttgatttgttttattaGCCCTTGATGTAATCTTGTCGAAACATCTAAGCAGCAAATTATCTTAAGCGAAATATTATTTCCGGTTTAGTAtcattttaagtatgaaattaTTTTCGTTTATTCGCGACATGACATATCAAAGCGGTCACAGTGACATTAGTCATCTTGTTTCAGGACGGCTTTTATCTCATTGTTGTTTAAACTTGTTGattacatttttataacttatcggtaggaagaaaatgtgttttgaaGTGTCCTAATCTATACTACCTTATTGTGGAACCCCGTCAATAAATACAAGGGCAAATGGAGAAGATTGATATTGCGGTCATGTTAGATTGTCCTTAAGCATTTAAACTGGCGGAAATTAATAAACttttataattgaaatttatCAATAAATCGACCAATTAGTTGAAGATCAACCTTCTTAATGTTTGGCGAGACTGCCtgtttagaacgtggctttctctGTTTGATACTcatctttgtatttttttaaatataatactattatcaaaacaaaatgaagaGATTAATTTCCTTTTCTAAGTGTAAATCATACTCAAACGTAAATCGTAATAGAATAAGGAAACATTATTCTGTATTATAGTCATATTTTACTTTGGCAATATACAAATAACACATGGCCACGTGGGTGTTATCTATATTGTCGTCCCGAAACATATATTAACACCCGGGCCTATAGGCGGgggttttaatacatttttgaggattgacaatatcaataacatcCTCACTGATAATCGGCTCGgatgttaattcatttttggGTTGATAATACTAATTACACCCTCACtgacatttgttatttatttaattataccGAAGCAACCAAAAAGTCATATGGaactaaatcaatttctttagaAGTTTCCGGTCATAGGTCTTTcttaacatttaaacttttgatgccacctactcaAGATGAAAGAACTTTCTAAGAACTATCGAAAACTGCAAAAATGTACATGCTGATCATCACATTCGGGCACTTTTATTCTTTTTGAACTAGGTTACccggcagtgattttttttttaaaaaatcatgaaaatgctCTACTGATAAAACATGCACATTTCTCACACAAAATGTATCATTCCGTATAATTTTAGCCAGTAATCATAGATTAGAGTTTTAATTGATGAAATAAGGTCACAACCAACACAAAGTGGAGATTACGCAACATTGTAAATATACACCGtggaataccatatactttttcaaccaatctgAAGTCTCGTTAATTACTTCCAGCtgaccaaaataaaaaaattattctgCAACAAACAACTGCTTGCATATCAACGAATTTCTATAAGCGTCTAACAACGTGGATGATGAGAAGTCTATGTGCAATCGATTAAAACTTGTTGAAATGCCATCCATTGAGTGCGATGCGCAAAGGACACCTCTGCGCAGGTGTTATCATAAGACATTTATAATAGTACATTTTTAGGAATTGAAACtcaaactgaataatttgattcaatgcctatttctatacaatgacatatacaatttacataataataataacagtaataataacgacaataatattaataacaatcataacagccttatttaaacaaaaagtcgTGACCGCACCCTTCCCCTGCTTATTTAAGTAGGTATCACATTCATTATTTGATCTAAAAACCATTAAGTCCGTAATTTCCAGACAGTTTGAATTTCAGGAGACCACTTCTCTGAATAAAAGTTAGTAATTcgatcacgtgccgtcaatagCGGTATTGTTGATTTTGTATTAAAAGCGTCCGTTAATCCGAGATTATCGACAATTTATTTAACATCACTTGACCAGTTGTTACGACATAATTAATAATCATTGATAAAAACGCGTTTTGTCAACCTTTTTTCATCCATTAAGTGGAACCTGTTACAGAAGCGAAAAACACTTGTCAAGCATCTATACAGGCTGTGTAGCCTACCTGTATCCCGTATAATGCCAGGCACACCCAAGAAGTATCGAAGTGCTCAATGTTGTATAATGTCGAGGCCTTGAAATTGTGTTTCGCCCCAGGTGGAAGCGCTATAATTCAGTACAGGTGCGACATACTAGTAACAATTTTTCGACGGTCCAGAATCCCAAGTCTTTCAAACTGTGTACTTTATTTATCAGACGTCCAAGAGCACGTCCCTCGGATTTTGAAAGCAAATCGCAGCTTGTCGAATAATTaccttttcatgaaatgtaagTCCAAGACATTTGTTACTTTCGACTGTTTCTTATATATTGTTATTGATTTTGAATACATAATCTGACCTTGTAACCCTGCCTTTTCTGAAGTGTATGCATTTTGACTAGTTTGTGTTGATGATGACCTTCCGATGTCTGCACCAATCATAAGTATTAAGCATAGACTGAAGGTTTTCTTCCTTATCTGAAATTAACACAATATCGTCAGCGTATAAGAGGATAGATATCTTAATGTCTCCCATTCGAtgccaaggtcaaggttatttaTATCCTTCACAAGATCATTAGCAAATACTTAGAATAATGTcgatgagtgagtgagttggtttttacggcgaatcgacacaaaatggtcatatatcgccgaaaagaaatcatattgcaaacgccaactgtaaaacataaacattgatgtaaaaatgtaaagcatacctaaaacatccatgttaaaatgtaaagaacactatgaataatgtaaaacatatctaaaaacatccatgtaaagcATATGAGGTATTCCTCCAGCTGTACTGGAACACCCATAGCTATAATGGAAATATCCGAGTCGTCCgtattacccccccccccccccccggccctATTTCTATAGACGGGTCGTGCTTGACCGCTAGCTTGTGATTGGTTACTATAATCCATGTCTATAGTCCCATCATCTTGGATCAGGATCTAATTGGTCTCTTTGCTTAACTGCGTCGTTGCGCATTGTAAGGGACTGAGTTTTTGTCATTATATCATCAACACGTCTGCTTTCCTGCCCCATGGCCAATGAAATTTCGtcctttattttcaaatttttttaatcaatgtcaactctcatttcatttttcaacTTACCAGTTTTGCTTTCAATCAATTTGCTTCCACCTTCTTGACCCTTCTGTAATGTATCTATAGCTACCagaattttattcagtttttctGAATCACTTAGAACAGGAGAATTCTGTTTACCTGTAGCCATATATGTGCTTGATCTTAGCTTTCGCTCACTGGGGGCTGTGGGAATACTGATATATCCTGTTCACTATCTGAAtctctatttatcacatgtttgaaacagaaaaatttggaagtcgcgggagtgtaataaagtcatcaaataaaaatgatgataCTCTAGTGTgaaaaagctttgacgtcgacgtcatttatagtataggagacgttggtcaaattgacttgtttataaagtaaaagaaagtagaatttttgatgtttcgatagGAAAGGCTAAAATGCgataaaaagaataattattatatttgtgactttccacattgaaattattaaactgaataaaatgaataaaattgataaaatgctcggcagagcctcgcattttattattttattccactcgattaataaatttaatatgaaaagacaaacatgtaatatcctctatattcaCTATATTTCCATTGATCTGCATGTAGTACACTATTAGTTCACGTCACTTAACTGTAAATCTAAACTGTAATCCACTGCCCCATTCccctttttgtttactttttatccgccatgtttgaattgttttctaGATCTTGTTTCAGTGTCCGACTCACTGCGTTTATTAAGTTTATTCGACATATTCCTCGGCATTGGTATTGCATGTCATCACATACAGCTTATAATCCATTAATTGTTTAGGTTATTCATCCAGAAGAAAACAACGATATTGTTATATTGTCAGTAAATTTTGTCTCTGATTTCAAAAACGAACCACGAACGCATGCGCACTAAagtaaataacaggtaaaatatatcaaaaaacatTCATTGTGAATTCGATTACCAGACGGTTAGAAAATCTCAATGTGATAATTATAGTGCTAGCCGCCCGGTAAACACACAAATTTTCTATgtagtttatttatttcaataattcataaaATCTACAAATACAACAGCTATATTGTACTATTCGTCACAATGTCATGTTAATAAAACAATCAGGTTATGGACAAGGTTCGATCATTCGAAACCCTACAAAAGAGATGACATTAAGCTATCTGTAGTTATCTCCCCACCcccattattttttaaagaaatcattCACATGCGTCATCGATATAAATTTCGAAGAAACAATAACCCAAACAAGTATTTTAACGAAAGACCGGGTGgtaacttcacacttcaaacatcacacttcacacttcatactttgCACTTCATAGATTTGATAACACATGACTTGATGTCATCTGCATATTATGCAATGGCATAGATGTGTCTACGCCATTTCTTATTTGAGTTTTAAGTATCATTGATTGAATGtgtacattttaaatgttatagaaAATTAATCGAGATAAGATTATATTCCTtgtttatattaaaaagaaagCGGAAAGTCACTCACTGTCTTTCGCCCGTCCGTTAAAAATTTTCTTGAGAAAAACTATTAGGATAACAATCTAACGAGATTCAATTTGATACTTGGGTAAAGCACATGAAAAGTGCTAAAACAATTCCATTCAATGCAGAAATATAATAGCCATGGTAAACGAAAGGAAACATTTGTTTACAAATCATCATGTGTGAAACAGAAAGGTCTAGaaattagatatatggtgtgtgcCATTATCTAGCGATCCCCTAGTATTAGaggtattcaaattatgccactggattCAAAATTGATCCCAGCTGACGGACGGTACTTTTAAACGGATttataaaggaaaaccttttAGTATCAGTCTCCTTTTCTAAAAGTATATTGCAATCTAATATGTTTATTCAAATTCTGTAGTCTAAAGTAACTCAGCCATAAtcattgttcttcattatgtcCAATTTCGGTAATTCAAGATTGTTTTAGAAATAGACAAAACGCCCGAAAAAGACTCCACACTTCAAATGACATAGTTCAGACTTCACatcaaacttcaaacttcacatttgaGACTTTAGACTTCACACTttacacttcaaacttcagacctTAACATTTAGACCtcacatttcaaacttcacactgCACAtctcagacttcaaacttcaaactttACACCTCAGACTTCATatttcagacttcaaacttcagacttcaaacttccgACTTTCtggttatttgtttttgatttcgcCTTATATATGTGTGAAGAAATATGAAGTtcgaagtcaccaccggtctttcttATTTCCCCCCCCTAACTGTTAGATTTTCAAGTTACTGCTCATTAGCCGTAAAAGGTTTTTGACCGAGCGCAATGAATTTCTCTCCAATATTGCCAAGTTAAATATTTAACTTACTGGGAAAACCTCTTGTCTGttgatgcatttgaaaaaaaatatgaatgaaaatcgCTAAAAGAATCGAAAATATCTACCTTTTCACGTTTTTTTTCCGCGACGTCCCACATCTCTGTTCCATGTTCTTCCAATTACAATCACTCTCGTTTTTTCTTGCGATACTTTCCATCACAGGTCCTCATTTTGCAATAATAAATGGGTGCTTTGGAATGTccattgccatgacaacacaaataacaatTATTTGCAAAGTGCGGTAGCATTTAATGTGCCTTCAAGTTAGACAACTGAATTACAAGCTGAAGTTGAAATTAGATATAAACAGACGGAGAAGGAAGTATATATACAAGGAGAGGGTGGGTGGgtttacaaataatttttttctttcctatgaattttgatgaatgATGTACCACAATTAAGAATCGAAAATGTACCTGAATTCGAAATGTTCCAGAAGTgatgggtggggggtggggggggtggaaGGATAGATAATCGTTAATTGGTAAATTAAGGACGAAGGACTTGGCTCCCTTTCGAATAATATGCACCATAGAAATACTGAAGATTTCTATAATGCTACTTATTAGAAAATGGAGGTATCACATAAAACATTAAGCTTCCAatcaattaaaaacaatttattaatagatatatgTAAATCTTAATGTTTTGGCATTTATTGTCCATGGCTTTtacaacttaaaataattgtcaaATAGTTTGTCATTCCGGAAATATTAtgcaatatgaatatttattccgGAATTATCGGAAATAATGTATCAATGTTTGCTCCGGAAATTCGGAAACatgttgaaaacaaacaaaaattacacTCCGGATATCGGAAGTATAATATGTTATTCACATATACTATGAATTAAAAAACAGACAACGTGCTGGCAAATGCCAAGGCACGAACACAAATGAGTCTACGACCATTTACGTTCGTGACCCGCCATAAATCCCCAAGATATATGCGGAACAGTGCGTTGTCAATGATGAAGCCACAGACAATAACTGCCAACCTGTCAGATGAAATAAAAGGAATTTTAAGGAAAATATATAGTAGATGCCGTTGCAAAATGGAACAGAAACACCTTGTAAATATTCAGGCGAAGGGCATTACCTTAAATCAGGCCGATCAGATGGAGGCGAAATCATGCATAATAACCACAGTTCCGCATCAATGGTGGCCCAGTCTGAGGCCGGGTAACTGGCCTTGCGGATGCGAAACTGATGGTTATAAGAAGCCCGACCTGTTGGATGCCTTTTAGCTGCTAAATATACTGTATGCATATGATGTAGCAAAGACTTGGACTAAGCAGGATGGCGGTCAATATATATGTTAGCaaatataagaaacaaatcaGTCCATGTGTTAATAGAAGTTACTTTTATGTTGCTGGTTTTGCTTTGAAACCATGATAACCATCAATTAAAGGAACAATTTCTTGGTCAGGTTCGGGCTGTTCAGAAACTAACTTAGCTGAATTAATAAATTCTCCAtaccatatgttttgttttaatcgaTTTGGAAT
It includes:
- the LOC123528021 gene encoding uncharacterized protein LOC123528021; translation: MTDQFSSLLNSTLDTLGYSIENISLRAKVSKTVKGMCSERCTKQFGLKLLSAGSKAEGVSPIFASDEDSMLVYTDYVCVDFGDIGNGIYVIMRYLDESPPGYIKLRPLGARNITALPWLLIFSMYVTNLDIVLLSSMSFRNFLTLIYSRLMPYLGSANKVSKVSGPALALTVNRCMLNHVFSSDIYADIVPALPYYSSSILEQWKDRKRLYEWPTTDTIKEVSTTEGYVVPVGHKQSEEQNFEWRVCYTTGEQKLLGSLNEVQIKLYVLLKMINSCVIKGQVDCLTSYMIKNIVMWVSETCRTGTFTPDNLSRVVLQSLAFLRNCLLYSNFLPNYMISDRNLLFGKVEVQEKLKLGKIIAELLHEGEHIFLRCEKLKNAMFIMCANPALAFRFRAWRNEIEELFLFAHVNIFSKIKPDMVLRSTFSYDLLFEYMKDKSFVETVIRLFNLLSIDERTLFGNGFQSFEDIDKWLDRLFS